TCCAGGGACTGCCACGTCCACTATCcaagaggacaggacaggacaggacaggagaggATAGGACAGAATGAAAACTTCATTGTCACTTTACacaaatcagcatacattaaaatgaaatttcattgcattcagctctcaaaagataaccgtTATGCACATGCCCatgtatgacacagagaaacatcacagtctagttcagatgtataattATACATGGCAGAAAAAAAGAATCCTGTGAATTTACAAGATGGATGGCACAAGGAGCAAAACTGTTCCAGAATCTAGTATTCCTGCTATagatagggaccttggaggtcttctagtccagccccctgctcaagcaggagaatctataccgtttcaaataagtgactgtctagacagtcttaaaaatctccagcgacgagggtagaggatggagtgatgattAATGTACAGGGTTGTACATTATTGTACagtattgaagatgtataaatataattaatgtagggtcgggtccgcccagctaccattttagaatggtggggagggagaaaggaggagagagtaggaggtaggaaagaggagaagaggggtagaagagggagaaggaaggtggagagtggaaggaggagaggatgtagataagaaaaggggaggaagctctggaaagtagaagaaggtagaagagggaagagagttaaaaggagggggtggtgactgggcaagcctgactaattgtacatgactgtacattggatgagttgttggatatgaatgtaaaaataaaacttttttataaaaaaaatctccagcgACGGAGCGCCTACGATTTCTGgtgacaagcagttccactggttaactgtcctcactgttaggaagtttctccttaattccaggttcagcttctctccttgatgagtttccatctgttgtttcttgtcctgccctccggtgctttggagaataatttgatgaAGAGGaagactcagagctgaagaagcttcttggatgagaagtgaaacgtcttcaaagaaaaatccagGTGTCTTCaataagcacctttggaacaaccatgacttgggtgactaagaatctccatagatacctgCTACAGATGCTTCCAAATCTCCTCCCAGAGGGAAGGAGATACAGAAGTAGagccagctgcacaaacaggctaaagaacaatttttatccttgggctgtcaaactcctgaatgagaaataacatcataactacgtagtatgatggactgcagggccagcacaatgtgtaacatgttcacactggtgcaataggactgggtgttttgttaatatgatttattgggttaggaattttctgtcttcactgtgaattgtattgtgttggggggctGGATttacactgagggagctcaaccaatttcCTTGTACATCTGTTGTTCACtgacaccaggcccaaggttgactcagccttccatcctttataaggtaggtaaaataaggacccagattgttgggggcaataagctgactttgtatataataaacaaatggatgaagactattgcttgacatagtgtaagccgccctgagtcttcgaagaagggcgggatataaatgcaaattttaaaaaaaattgaattgagcAACTGAAACAGAGACTCTGAAGGGGTGTGTGGGGTCTACCAAGGCTTCAATTGTCAGGTTGTGGTGGGGAGGGGTGTTGTTTTGTGGCAAACGCCTgtgtgtttgaattctaaagtcccagagcactttagcttcctcATTTTGTGTTTACTTTGTCTTTTTTCTGGTCTCAGAAAAGCTTTGGCTTTCAGTCAAAcgagatcaacaaagatgattaggggactggaggctaaaacatatgaagaacggttgcaggaactcggtatgcctagtttaatgaaaagaaggactaggggagacatgatagcagtcttccagtatctcaggggttgccataaagaagagggagtcaaactattctccaaagcacctgagggtagaacaagaagcaatgggtggaaacttatcaaggagagaagcaacctggaactaaaggcgaaatttcctgacaattagaacaattaatcagtggaacaattaattattgcagaagttgtggatgctccaacactggaagtttttaaaaaagagattggacaaccgtttgtctaaagtagtgtagggtttcctgcctgagtagggggctggactagaagacctccaaggtcccttccaacgctattattctattctattctgttctatttctggCAGATTTTTTCATTGCTCaccaggtggtccactgtttcttcctctcctttgcaAAAACAATTAATTACTATTACTATATTTTTATCCCctgtctttttatatttattcctcGGATGTATTTGCTGCCAGGTTAAAAAGTGACTCTTACATATAATGCAAGCCAGCAAACATAACCTAATCCTCCTGCCAGCTCCTTCATTCCACAACGACAACCCTGTGGGGTGGGGCGGGCTGAGAGACAAGGACTggctcacccagctggctttcatggccaaggcGAGACTAAACCACGTCGCCCCCTCCTTGCAAGGCCAACTGCTGATCCTTTAGCCAAGCCTAGGGAGGATCTGAATGGATCTGAAAGgatcctggaattaaggagaattaaccagtggaacagtttgccaccagaagttgtgagtgctttatcactggaagtgtttttttaaaaaaaaaaaaaaacaacaggactGGACAgcgacctgtctgaaatggtatatagggtcttccaacagggggttggactagaagacctctaaggtcccttcagctctattctgatcgattgaATCAGACTCCAGCAGGGCTCCAGGCACCCTCCTCTCCGCTCCATTTGGAATTGGGAAGACCGAAACCGGCCCCACCTCTCTTGCGGGGAGGGGGCAACCCAGCGGTACCACCCACGCCTCCCGAACCGGAGACCCCGGGCAAGGAGTCGGGCAGCCTGCGGGCTGCAGAGCTCGGCTGGGCTTCAACCGGCCCATTCAATCTCCGGGATCGTCCACCTGTTGGAGTTCCTTCGCCCGGCGACAACGGCGTCACCGACGCTCGATTTTCTGATTGGTCGCTGAGCGGGCCGCGGCCGCCCTGCCAGCCCGACGGCTGAGCTAAATTGCCCCGCGCGACGCGTCGCTTCCACTTTCTCTCTCGTCGTCTCGTTGCTGCGACCGAATCTCCATGGCTGGCAAAGGCAACGGAGCGGGGGTCCCGGTGGGGCTggcgcggctgctgctgctgctgctgttcctgGCCCTGGCTGAGCTCGGGAGAGGTAGGGGCGCCTCTCTGGGGGGTCCctcggagagagggaggggaagagaagccggggtggggggagggagggaaaataagCCGAGgctgcacccccccccccgccgggaAGAAGAGGGGGTGAATCTCTGATCCCGCCTGACTTTCCCCCAACCCCCGGAGTTTTCCGAGTTAGCTAAGTCGGGGGCAGGACGGGAACTGATCCGTGGGAAAGTtagtggggcggggtggggtggcatTCACACGACCGGCTATTCTAAGAAAGGGGGACTTTCCGTGGCTTCCTGCGCCAGGTGCAAGCAGTTCAGCCGCCGCGGCAATTCGGGTGGGGGAACCAGGCACGCGAGTCAGATTCACAGATGTCGGAAGGgaccttcattttatttatttatttcgtcacaacaatatatgtaggtatcatacaaaaagattatatagtatataaacacttatatagaatagaattttttttattggccaagtgtgattggacacacaaggaatttgtcttggtgcagatgctctcagtgtacataaaagaaaagatacgttcatcaaggtacaacatttacaacacaattgatgatcaatatatcaatataaatcataaggattgccagcaacaagttatagtcatacagtcataagtggaaagagatgggtgatgggaactatgaaacgattaatagtagtgcagatttagtaaatagtctgacagtgttgagggaattatttgaattatatgagtaaatataaggaggtataagcatatatatataggaagaagaaaagaaaaacaataggacaggaacggtaggcacgtttgtgcgcttatgcacgccccttatggtcctcttaggaatggggtgaggtcaatagtagacagtttttggttaaagcttttaggattatgggaagagaccacagagtcaggtaaagtattccaagcactgatgattctgttacagaagtcatattttctgcaatctagattaaagcggttgacattaagtttaaatctattagttgctcttgtattattgcaattaaagctgaagtagtctttaacaggaaggacattacaatagatgattctgtgagttaaacttaggtcttgtcgaaggcgacggagttccaagttttctaagctcaggatttcaagtctggtgggataaggaattTTATTGTTTTCGATAAAATAATAAgatgaccttgtaggtcatctagcccaaccccccagTTGTCGTCGtccccccagcccaagcaggagaccctacacaccaTTTCTTTCTGACCGGGGTGGCGGCTCAGTTTCTTGCGTCGTGCGAATCTAGCCCTTGGCCAGCGGGCGGCGCGTTCAGGCCCTTCCGCGAACCCGGAAAAGGGCAGAGTCCGGGAGTTTTCGTGGAAACGCAGCCACCGCCCCGCGggctgggaaaaaaacaaacacaccctCAAGCCTTCGCCTCTCCAGGCGAGAACGATCCGTCCTGGATCCAGTCTGGGCGCAAAGAGAGAAAATAGACCCTCCCTCATTGGGGTGCTGAAGGTTTTGACCATCCGcccatccccccccaccccgcgccCCCGGGACTCGGGGTGTTGCCCTCTCCTAGGAAGGGAGGGGGCAAGAGGAGGAGCCCCCCCGATCTGAGACGACCCTTTTGCCCCCCCAAGTCCTCCGGGTGGTGCCGCCTTTGCCCCGCcccctcgctcgctcgctccccaTGTATGGGCAACGGACAAGAttaaagattaacagagttggaagggaccttgtaggtcatctagtccacccctcccaccccgtccaagcaggagaccctacaccatttctgtccaacctctccttgaaagcttccagtgatgaagctcccacaacttctgttccctgggttgattgttctcacggtcaggaaatttctccttatttccaggtttttgttttttgtttttaatttgcatttatatcccgcccttctccgaagactcagggcggcttacactatgttaagtaatagtcttcatcctatttgtatatttatatacaaagtcaacttattgcccccaacaatctgggtcctcattttacctaccttataaaggatggaaggctgagtcaaccttgggcctggtgggactagaacttgcagtaattgcaagcagctgtgttaataacagactgtcttaccagtctgagccacagaggttgaacctctccttgttcagtttccatccatgattccttgtctggccttcgggtgctttggaaaacagcttggcctccctcctctctgtagcagcctagtttaatgaaaagaaggactaggggagacatgatagcagtgttccagtatctcaagggttgccacaaagaagagggagtcaaactattctccaaagcacctgaaggcaagacaagaagcaatgggtggaaactaatcaaggagagaagcaacctagaactaaggagaaatttcctgacagtgagaacgacttgcctgcagaagttgtgaatgcttcaacactggaaatttttaagaaaatgttggataaccatctgtctgaaatggtgtagggtttcctgcctgggcagagggttggactagaagacctccaaggtcccttccaactctgttgttgttgttgttcttcttcttcttcttattattattttattattattattattattacccctcaaatattggaactatcatgtctcccctggtccttctcttcactagactagatatgcccagttcctgtaaccgttcatcgttatgttgtagcctccagtcccctaatcatcctggttgctcttctctgcactctttctagagcaggggtctccaaccttggcaactttaagcctggtggacttcaactcccagaatcccccagccagctatgctggctcgggaattctggcagttgaagtcctccaggcttaaagttgccaaggttggagatccgttCTAGAGTCTACCCGAGACCTCTTCTCCCTCTCACCCCCCttcggtgttttttttttcaggggaGGGGGTCTGTGGCCTTGCGGGAGGCATGCCAAGGACTGCGGGCCCCTTTACCATGGACTCAGActgacccctccctccctccctctttcagccCAGGACACCCCTGTCCCTGGTGAGGAGATCTTGTCCCAGGTGGCCTTTGTCCAGAAGACCCGCCGGAACACCAGCAGCAGCTCCGAGTTCATGTTCGAGTTCAACGACGATGAGATTTTCCACGTGGACCTGGAGCAGAGACAGACCATCTGGCGGCTGCCCGAGTTCGGGCGCTTCACCAGCTTCCAGGCTGAGGGCGCCCAAGGGAACATCGCCGTCCTGCAGTCCAACTTGGACATCCTGATGAAGAGATCCAACTACACCCCCGCCGTTAACGGTGAGAAGgccgggagggtgggggggacggGGGATTGgttccatctcttccttccttccttcctccccgccCCAACCCCCATCGGAGCCCTGGTTTTCCAGGGAGgggagtcaaaaaagtcaagatggtggacaCGACCCTGGAGCTGTGGAAGCCTGGCCCCTCCTTTCACAGGAGGTGTCTGGGCTCTTCTGACCTCCCCATCTCTTGCTGCTACCCCTGGATGAGCCCACTTGAAATCTGGTGGACACTTGAGAGGGTTACACCAGATGGATCCCTGGAAGGTGCTTGAACTCAACTGataaagtgtgtttgtgtgtttgtgtgtgtgtgtgtgtgtttgtgtgtgtgtgtgtgtggggggatttAGCCTGTTCGTTTTGCCCACTGTGTAACTCTCTTCTCTCTcggtctttctctctccccttctctctattctctctctctctctctcctctctctctctctctctctctctctctctctctctcgcttctctcttctctctctctctctctcccccttctctctcctctctcctctctctcctctctcctcttgtctctctgtctctctctcctttcagTCTCTCTTCtgttgtctctttgtctctcctttcttccctctcctctctttcttctctctctctttctctcccccttccactctcctcttgctctctctcctctctcttcactctctcctcttgtctgtctgtctctctctctctctctctctcccccttctctctcctctctctctctctcttctctctcctcttgtctgtctgtctgtctctctctctctctctctccccttctctctctctctctccttctctctctctccttctctcctctctcctcttgtctctctgtctccctctcctttcAGTCTCTCTTCTGTTGTCTCTttgtctcctttcttccctctcctctcttctctcccttctctctattctctctctctctctctctctctctctctctctctctctctctcttctcttctctctctctctctctccccttctctctcctctcctctctctcctctctcctcttgtctctctgtctctctctcctttcagTCTCTCTTCtgttgtctctttgtctctcctttcttcctctctctctttcttctctctctctctctccccttccactctcctcttgctctctctcctctctcactctctcctcttgtctgtctctctctctctctctctctcccccttctctctcctctctctctctctcttctctctcctcttgtctgtctgtctgtctctctctctctctctctccccctctctctctctctccccttctctctctctccttctctctcctctctcctcttgtctctctgtctccctctcctttcAGTCTCTCTTCTGTTGTCTCTttgtctcctttcttccctctcctctctttcttctctctctctttctctcccccttccactctcctcttgctctctctcctctctcttctctctctctcttgtctgtctgtctgtctgtctctctctctcccccgtctctctctctccccttctctctctctctctctccccttctctctctctctcttctctctctgtctctctctctttcagtctctcttctgttgtctctttgtctctcctttcttcctctcctctttcttctctctctctttctctcccccttccactctcctcttgctctctctcctctctctcttcactTTCTCctcttgtctgtctctctctcctctttctcttccctctctctctttcttctctctctttctctcccccttccactctcctcttgctctctctcctctctcttcactctctcctcttgtctgtctgtctctctctctctctctctccttctctctcctctctctctctcttctctctcctcttgtctgtctgtctgtctctctctctctctctctccccttctctctctctctctcccccttctctctctctctccccttctctctcctctctcctcttgtctctctgtctccctctcctttctgtctctcttctgTTGTCTCTttgtctcctttcttccctctcctctctttcttctctctctctttctctcccccttccacTCTCCTCttgctctctcctctctcttcactctctcctcttgtctgtctgtctgtctctctctctcccccgtctctctctctctccccttctctctctctctctctcttctctctctctctctcttctctctctgtctctctctcctttcagTCTCTCTTCtgttgtctctttgtctctcctttcttccctctcctctttcttctctctctctttctctcccccttccactctcctcttgctctctctcctctctctcttcactTTCTCctcttgtctgtctctctctcctctttctcttccctctctcttgcctctcccttctctctctctcctctcttttctctctcactgtctcttctccctcctctctcactccacccccccccatctcttctACAATTGCTGTCTGCATTCCACCCTTTTTATGCTGGTCTGTGACCTTAATCAAGATTTGACTGACTGGTTCGTTTCTGCCCTTCCCTCTCCCGAGTTCTTCCTGCCTGCCCAGATTATTCTTCacaagggtgggggagggggagatactTTCAGACAAAACTGCAACTAACTTGTGAGGCATTTCCTCCGGCATCCTTCCTCCTCTTGAACATCGTAAGCAGCCAGAATAATCTTGTAGGGAAGAAGGGCAGCATAAGAACAAACAATCTCGATGCCCCGTGTGAACCCTCTGACCTGATGTGGTctagggtcacctgcttgagcagggggttggaccagaagacctccaaggtcccttccagctctgttctgattgattgacctGATCCAAACCCCAATCTTTTCTCTCCCTGTCCCTAACCGCTCACTGGGCCAAGAAGTGGACCTCTGATCCCAGCTGGAGGTCCTCCAGACTTCTCCTGAGGACCTTCCCATCGTTAAAGGACGGCCTTCTTCCTCCAAGGGTTGGAGGAAGTCAAGGTACGTCCCCTCCCAACCGGAccccctctcctctttcccccacAGTGCCTCCAAAAGTGATGCTGTATCCAGAGAAGGCGGCGGAGTTGGGGGAGCCCAACATACTGATCTGCATGGCGGATAACTTCTCTCCGCCGGTGCTGAACATGAGCTGGCTGAAGAACGGCAAGCCGGTGACCGAAGGGGTGCAGACCATGGATTACTACCCCAAGAAGGACCACGCCTTCCGCCGGTTCTCCTACCTGCCCTTCGTCCCGAACGCAGAGGATGTTTACTTCTGCCAGGTGGAACATTGGGGCCTCACGGAGCCCCTGAGCAAGTTTTGGAGTAAGCAGAACAAGGGGGGTGCGTGGCAGAGGGTGGGCAACCTTTTGGGTCAGGGGTCCCACGTATCTAAGGCAATTTGAAAAGGGGAGCCAAGATTGCCTTCCTCCCCGTCTGTCCCGCAGCTGCCAGTTGTTCCAGGTGGGGCTTCAGGTGCTGAATAGATGGgggattcccccacccccaccccttaaaGAGGCAGCGAAGATGGGAAGAGGCCTGGGGGTCAAATCCTACTGAGGATTTTTGGCCtgagggagagacagaggaagagggtGGGAGAcatgggaaataataataataatatcagagttggaagggaccttggaggtcttctagtccaaccccctgcccaggcaggaaaccctacaccatttcagacaaatggctatccaacattttcttaaaaatttccagtgttggagcatttacaacttctgcaggcaagccattccacttaataattgttctaactgtcaggaaatttctccttagttctttccttgatcagtttccacccattgcttcttgtcctgtcctcaggtgctttggagaatagtttgactccctcttctttatggcagctcctgagatattggaacactgctatcatgtctcccctagtccttcttttcattaaactagacatacccagttcctgcaaccgttcttcacatgttttagcctccagtcccctcatcatcttcgttgctccaCATGGTGGCATCTTCCCACAGAGCCAGGCTGCCAAGGGTCTCTCAGGGTGGGTGGAACTCGGGAAGGGGACATTCTCCAGGTAAGGTAGAAGCAACGGGTGGCAACTCCACAAGGTGAGATCCAAACTTGACCTAAAGGAGGAGTTTCCTGATGGAGAAAGCAATGAAGCAGGGGAACTACCTGCCActtgaagctgtgggggtgggAAGTCCCTCACTGGAAGGTTTCCAGAAAGGTCCCTGCTCTGGGcaggggggtttggactagatgacctcccaagTCCCTTGCAGCCCTAGGCTTCTGCGACTTGCTGAAATTGGATTTGTGCTGACTGCCAGCCACCTGCCGTCCCTGCTGCTCGGATGGCAGCCTTCCCATGTTgtccctttctcctccccctcccatagACGTCAATGTCCCAGAGCCCCTCCCGGAGACGACTGAGAACGTGATTTGCGCGCTGGGCCTGGCGATAGGCCTTGTGGGCATTGTGACCGGCACCATCCTGATGATAAAGAGCCGGAAGATGGGAGAGGCCAGTTATCGCCGTGGAAACTTGTGAGTTCTTGGACCTGCCAGTTCTGTGTTGGGGGGGAGGGACGGTAAGGGaagggggcctctgtggctcaacagactaatgcagtctgttattaacagcagctgcctgcaattattgcaggttctagtcctaccaggcccaaggttgactcagccttccatcctttataatgtaggtaaaatgaggacccagattgttggggggcaataagttgtctttgtatataaatatacaaatagaatgaagactattgctaacatagtgtaagccgccctgagtcttcggagaagagcgggatataaatgcaaattaaaaaaaaaaagatccaccaGGTTGGCATCATCCGGGTTACCCAGGCTAAGCTAGGAAGTGGGGGGAGTTATCTGGGCTGCAGAACCCCAGGGAGCCGCTAGGGGGCAGCCAGTGGAAGTCGCATCCCCTAGTGGCCATCCGAGGTTTTGCATGAGGGAGCTTCCT
This genomic window from Ahaetulla prasina isolate Xishuangbanna chromosome 2, ASM2864084v1, whole genome shotgun sequence contains:
- the LOC131192810 gene encoding HLA class II histocompatibility antigen, DR alpha chain encodes the protein MAGKGNGAGVPVGLARLLLLLLFLALAELGRAQDTPVPGEEILSQVAFVQKTRRNTSSSSEFMFEFNDDEIFHVDLEQRQTIWRLPEFGRFTSFQAEGAQGNIAVLQSNLDILMKRSNYTPAVNVPPKVMLYPEKAAELGEPNILICMADNFSPPVLNMSWLKNGKPVTEGVQTMDYYPKKDHAFRRFSYLPFVPNAEDVYFCQVEHWGLTEPLSKFWNVNVPEPLPETTENVICALGLAIGLVGIVTGTILMIKSRKMGEASYRRGNL